The region CATGGAACGTGCGGCTGCCCTCGAAGTAGCTGAACCGCCACGGCTGTGCGTTGTGCATCGACGGCGCGGCCGTGGCGTCGCGGACCAGGGTCGCCACACGCTCCGGCGAGAGTGCTCGTTGGCTCACCGGTGCCTCCATTCACAGATCGGCGAACCCTTCGGCGGGGCCCGCTCCTGGACTGTCGCGGGACGCTCGGGGCGAAACGCCCGCAGGCAGAAGCGCGGTCAGTGCCCGCTCCGATCGGACGGACTGATGCGACGCCCCGTGAGCTGTGTGGGCCTGATCGACACCCACAGCTCGCGTTCGCCCCCCGCCCATGGCTTGCTGTGGGCATGATCGGCCAGCCGTCGCACCGCCTCGGGCTCGGTGACCGCCCGGGCGGGACCGACGGCCAGCACACTCCAGCCCTGGCTCATGGCCTCGTCCACATGGTCGACCTCGAAGGCGACGTCCGTTCCCACGGCTGCCGCCGGGGCCGAGTTCGGCGCGGTCCGGAAGACGATCGCGTCGTCGACGACCTCGTAGTTCACCGGAACGACCGCCGGGCCGCCGGGGGTCGACACCGCGACACGCCCCAGGCCGTGTGTGGAGAGCCGGGCGCGACACTCGTCCGGGCTGAGGTCCCGCAGCTGGGGATCGAGGAGTGCCTGGCCCCGGCCGGGCGGGAGATCGATTCCGCTCCCGCGCAGCGCCGCGACGGACGTGCCCAGCGCGGCGGCCAGCCTGATGAGACTCGCCAGGCTCGGGTCGGCCGACCGCTCTTCGAGGTAGGCCAGGTACTGCGGCGCCATTTTGGCGCGCCGGGCTGTCTCCGCCCGGGTCAGTCCCTGTCGCCGGCGTTCGGCGGCCACGCGGCGGCCGATGTCACCGGCGTGGGACGCCCCCTCCGGCGGTGGCGTGTCGGACCCGGCACCCGTCCGCTGACGGGCCTCGTCCGAGCTCGGCCGGGAACCCACGTCAGGGGAAACCGGGTCAGGGCTCCTCCCTGTCCCGTGTTCGAGGTGACGGATGTGCGCGTCGGGTCCGGGGAACACGAGCGTCACCTCGTCCGTGTCCGACCAGTGCACGTCGTAGGGAGGGGTTCCGTCCTCGTGATGGAGCCCCACGATT is a window of Streptomyces sp. NBC_00271 DNA encoding:
- a CDS encoding pyridoxamine 5'-phosphate oxidase family protein gives rise to the protein MRAHLGDQLVVESPANGATRRDGEIVGLHHEDGTPPYDVHWSDTDEVTLVFPGPDAHIRHLEHGTGRSPDPVSPDVGSRPSSDEARQRTGAGSDTPPPEGASHAGDIGRRVAAERRRQGLTRAETARRAKMAPQYLAYLEERSADPSLASLIRLAAALGTSVAALRGSGIDLPPGRGQALLDPQLRDLSPDECRARLSTHGLGRVAVSTPGGPAVVPVNYEVVDDAIVFRTAPNSAPAAAVGTDVAFEVDHVDEAMSQGWSVLAVGPARAVTEPEAVRRLADHAHSKPWAGGERELWVSIRPTQLTGRRISPSDRSGH